A genomic stretch from Candidatus Magasanikbacteria bacterium RIFOXYB2_FULL_38_10 includes:
- a CDS encoding crossover junction endodeoxyribonuclease RuvC, translating into MLGIDPGFHRMGYGVIESIGSKIKMIDYGSTETSKTKSIGERILEISCVLREIIKKHQPDSLILEELFFFKNLKTAINVAQARGAIILVAEECCLPVVELTPLQVKQSVTGFGRAEKGQIQKMVKTLLNLKEIPKPDDAADALAIAIAGSSWVKYE; encoded by the coding sequence ATTTTAGGTATTGATCCGGGATTCCACAGGATGGGTTACGGAGTGATAGAATCAATTGGTTCTAAAATTAAAATGATCGATTACGGTTCTACGGAAACTTCTAAAACCAAAAGTATAGGAGAACGTATTTTAGAAATTTCTTGCGTTTTGCGTGAAATAATAAAAAAACATCAGCCGGACAGTTTAATTTTGGAAGAATTATTCTTTTTTAAGAATTTAAAAACCGCCATCAACGTAGCTCAGGCGCGCGGTGCTATTATTTTGGTGGCTGAGGAGTGTTGCCTGCCGGTAGTAGAACTAACTCCCTTGCAGGTGAAACAGTCTGTCACTGGTTTTGGTAGGGCGGAAAAAGGACAGATTCAAAAAATGGTCAAAACCTTGCTTAATTTAAAAGAAATTCCTAAACCAGATGATGCGGCCGATGCTTTGGCGATTGCTATTGCGGGAAGTAGCTGGGTAAAATATGAATAA